GGGGTGCTGGACGGTCCCGCCCTGGACGGGCGGCACCGCCGCGTTGCCCTTGGGCGCGCGGCCGTCGAACACCACCGTCCAGTGGCCGCCGTTGGCCCGCGCCAGCTCTGCCACCTGCTCGATCAGCCGCCGGGCCGCTCCCGTGCGGTCACGCCACCAGCCGTCGGGCCGCGACCCCATGACGTTATTGCCATCCACAAACACTCGCGTTTCCTGCTGCAAGCGGCTCTCCTGCCAACGCGGCTTTCCACTATGTCCGGCGCGTGGGATGGTAAAGTAGGGCAGCACACCTAGCAACCGGGGAGGAACGACATGCAGCTTGAAGGGAAGACCGTGCTCGTCACCGGCGCCGCTCGCGGAATGGGCCGCGCCACTGCCGAGCTCGCCGCCGAGGAGGGCGCTCGGGTCGCCGTCGCCGACATCAATCTGGCGGGTGCCGAGGCGGTCGTGGCGGGCATCAAGGAGCGCGGCGGAGACGCCGTCGCCATCGCGGCGGACGTGGGGGACCTGGAGTCCATCAACGCGATGGGGGAGGCGACGCTGGGGGCCTTCGGCTGCATCGACATCCTCGTCAACAACGCGGGCATCACCCGCTACGCGCCCTTCATGGAAGTGACGGAGGACGACTGGGACTCGTTCATGCGTGTGAACGCCAAGGGCTCCTTCTTCACGCTGCAGCGGGTCGCCGCCGAGATGATCCAGCGCGGCGAGGGCGGGGGCATCATCAACATGGCCTCCATCGCCGGCAAGGGCTTCCGGGGCACGTCCAACGCCGCATACGCCTCGACAAAGGGGGCGGTCATCGCCTTCACGTACCAGGCCTCCAGCGCCCTGGCGCAGCACAACATCTGCGTCAACGCCGTCTGCCCGGGGCCCATCGACACCGACATGTCGCGAGGCGTCGGCCGGCAGCGTGCGGAGGCCACGGGTAGGTCCTTCGAAGAGCAGGTAAGCTCGGGCCTGGAGAGCATCCCGCTGGGCCGCATGATCCCGCCGGACGACGTGGCCCGGATGGTGGTCTTCCTGATGGGTCCGGGCGGCTACAACATCACTGGCCAGACCATCAACGTCGACGCCGGCGTGCTGATGGGCTAGGCCACCGCCTATCGCCCTTTGCAGTCAAAGGGCTTCTCACGACACACACTGCAACCGGGGGGAGTAACGTGCAACTCGAAGGGAAAGCTGTCCTCGTCACCGGCGCCGCCCGCGGGTTTGGGCGCGCCATCGCCGAGCTGGCCGTCGAGGAGGGCGCGCGCGTCGCCGTCGCCGACGTTAATCTCGACGGCGTCGAGGCCGTCGCGCAGGGCATCCGCGACCGCGGCGGGGAAGCCGTCGCCATCGAGGCCGACGTCAGCGACATCGCGTCCATCGACGCCATGGTCTCGGCGGCAGTCGGCGCCTTCGGCGGCATCGACATCCTCGCGAACAACGCGGGCATCACCCGCTTCGCGCCGCTGCTGGAGGTCTCGGAGGGCGACTGGGACTCCATCATGGGGGTGAACGCCAAGGGGGCATTCTTCGTGCTCCAGCGTGTGGCGCGGGAGATGGTCGCGCGAGGCCGGGGCGGGCGGATCATCAACATGGGCTCCGTCGCGGGCAAGGGCGGCCGCGCCTCCAACGCCGCTTACGCCGCGAGCAAGGCAGCCATCATTACCCTCACGTTCCAGGCCGCGAGCGCCCTCGCCAGCCACGACATCAACGTGAACGCCATCTGCCCCGGCGCGGCGGAGACGGAGATGTTCGCCGGCATCCGCCGCCAGCGCGCCGCCGCCTTCGGCCAGACCTACGAGCAAAACACCCTTGACACGCTGGCAAGCGTCCCCCTCGGCCGCATCATCGACCCGCAGGACATCGCGCGGCTGGCGGTGTTCCTCGCGGGCCCCGGCGGCTACAACATCACCGGCCAGACCATCAATGTCGACGGCGGCGTGCTGATGGGGTAGGGGGCGAGGCCACATACAACCCGTTAGCACAGCCCCTTGACGTATTGTCTCTTATATAAGACAATATTGACGTGGACATCCTCTACACGCAGGTCTTCCAGGACTGGCTCAAGGGGCTTCGCGACCAGCGTGCCAAAGCGTCCATCCTGACCCGCCTTCGTCGCGTCGAAGAAGACAATTTCGGCGACCACGGGTCCGTCGGCGGAGGTGTAAGCGAACTCAGGGTCGATGTTGGCCAAGGCTACCGTGTCTACTATACAGTCCGCCGGACCACCGTCGTGGTCCTGCTCTGCGGCGGCAGCAAATCGAGCCAGCGACGAGACGTAAAGCGGGCCCAGTTGATGGCGGCTGAGATTTAGGAGAGAACCATGGAACTCAAGAAGTTCGACGTAGTTGATTTTCTCGATAGTGACGAAATGCTGATCGAATACCTGAACGCGGCCTTGGCGGAGAATGACCCTGCCTTCTTCGCCAAGGCCATCGGCGACGTAGCGCGCGCCCAAGGCATGACTTCCATCTCAGAAGCGACCGGCCTGGGACGGCAATCGTTGTACAAAGCCCTGTCCGCCGGCGGCAACCCCCGCATCGACACCCTCTTCAAGGTCCTCGACGCCCTGAACATCCGACTCGCCGCCACCCCCGCGTCCAAACTCCAGCTCCAGCGCTCACCCCGGTAGCTACAACATCACCGGCCAGACCATCAACGTCGACGGCGGCGTGTTGATGGGGTAGGGGGGCTTGACACGCGGGGGCAGACGGTATAAGCTGTGAAACACAGTTTTTGTGGAATTGCGAGATTGTGAAAATGAAGAACATCACTGTGTCCGTCGATGAAGAGACCTACCGGCTCGCCCGCATCCGGGCCGCCGAGGCGGGAACGTCTGTTTCCGCCATGGTGCGCACCTACCTGGAGGGCCTTACTGAAACCGAGGACTCTGCCCTGGTTCACCAACGCATGAACAGGCTGCGGGAAGACATACTCAACAAGTACGTTGCTCGCAGCGGCGGCTTGCGCATGTCTGACAACCTCTCCCGTGATGAGCTGCACGACCGCGATGCGCTTCGTTGATACCAATATTCTCCTTTACGCGGCGGTCGGAGGTACAGAGGAAGCCGACAAGCGTAGGATCGCCCGCGCTGTGCTGGAAGACAGAGATCTTGTCTTGTCAGTTCAGGTCTTGCAGGAGTTGTACACACAGGCGACCCGCCCCACTCGCCCTGAGGCAATGCGCCATGATGAGGCCGTCCTCTTCATCGGCACTTTGCTTCACTTCCCCGTCCAACCCATAACGCTGGACGTCTTCCGCACGGCGCTTGAATACCGGGAGCGGTTCCGGCTCTCCTACTGGGACAGCGCCATTCTCGCGGCGGCCAAGGTCGTCGGCTGCGACACGCTGCTCACAGAGGACCTGAACGCCGGCCAAGATTACGATGGGGTGCGGGCGGTCAACCCGTTCACCGCTTAACCCGCAAGCGGACGAGACGGCGGTAGACAGCTTGGGCGCTACGGACTCGTCACAGGCTCCAGGCCGAACTCCGCGCGGATGGCATTGACGATGGGGAAGTAGTCGTTGGCATAGAAGTCCTTGAGGGCTTGTTCAATCTTGAGCCTTGCCTTCTCCGGGTCAAATGCATGCAGGTCTTGCTCATTGAGGACG
The DNA window shown above is from Chloroflexota bacterium and carries:
- a CDS encoding type II toxin-antitoxin system RelE/ParE family toxin; this encodes MDILYTQVFQDWLKGLRDQRAKASILTRLRRVEEDNFGDHGSVGGGVSELRVDVGQGYRVYYTVRRTTVVVLLCGGSKSSQRRDVKRAQLMAAEI
- a CDS encoding SDR family NAD(P)-dependent oxidoreductase yields the protein MQLEGKTVLVTGAARGMGRATAELAAEEGARVAVADINLAGAEAVVAGIKERGGDAVAIAADVGDLESINAMGEATLGAFGCIDILVNNAGITRYAPFMEVTEDDWDSFMRVNAKGSFFTLQRVAAEMIQRGEGGGIINMASIAGKGFRGTSNAAYASTKGAVIAFTYQASSALAQHNICVNAVCPGPIDTDMSRGVGRQRAEATGRSFEEQVSSGLESIPLGRMIPPDDVARMVVFLMGPGGYNITGQTINVDAGVLMG
- a CDS encoding glucose 1-dehydrogenase yields the protein MQLEGKAVLVTGAARGFGRAIAELAVEEGARVAVADVNLDGVEAVAQGIRDRGGEAVAIEADVSDIASIDAMVSAAVGAFGGIDILANNAGITRFAPLLEVSEGDWDSIMGVNAKGAFFVLQRVAREMVARGRGGRIINMGSVAGKGGRASNAAYAASKAAIITLTFQAASALASHDINVNAICPGAAETEMFAGIRRQRAAAFGQTYEQNTLDTLASVPLGRIIDPQDIARLAVFLAGPGGYNITGQTINVDGGVLMG
- a CDS encoding putative addiction module antidote protein, coding for MELKKFDVVDFLDSDEMLIEYLNAALAENDPAFFAKAIGDVARAQGMTSISEATGLGRQSLYKALSAGGNPRIDTLFKVLDALNIRLAATPASKLQLQRSPR
- a CDS encoding PIN domain-containing protein, with protein sequence MRFVDTNILLYAAVGGTEEADKRRIARAVLEDRDLVLSVQVLQELYTQATRPTRPEAMRHDEAVLFIGTLLHFPVQPITLDVFRTALEYRERFRLSYWDSAILAAAKVVGCDTLLTEDLNAGQDYDGVRAVNPFTA